In Streptomyces hawaiiensis, one genomic interval encodes:
- a CDS encoding LacI family DNA-binding transcriptional regulator gives MTTTGAAGGRRRRGPGMTEVARAAGVSQKTVSRVVNGEPHVSPEVRDRVLKAVRDLDYRPNTAARALLLGRYRRIGVVSLGSSLYGPSTLLIALERAMRRAGYSVALASTLEGQRVSVAVDALLGQGVDGIVLSEPIDDGTPLRLTAKVPVVSLGEGAELAPGAGAVVGADGVAAARLATEHLLSLGHRTVWHIPGPQDWWAARDRLRGWREALAAAGAPEPPLPSPGDWSPASGYAAGRQLARLRDVTAVFAANDDMAIGALHAFADAGRAVPGDVSVVGYDDIPAAAHLCPPLTTVRQNFAAVADRAVDVLIALIEGRPAPAGPADRAVELTVRASTAPVREPDTAPSRP, from the coding sequence ATGACGACGACCGGAGCCGCCGGTGGGCGACGCCGCCGCGGACCCGGCATGACGGAGGTCGCCCGGGCCGCCGGGGTCTCGCAGAAGACCGTGTCGCGGGTCGTCAACGGCGAACCGCACGTCAGCCCCGAGGTGCGCGACCGGGTGCTGAAGGCCGTCCGTGACCTGGACTACCGGCCCAACACCGCGGCACGGGCCCTGCTGCTCGGCCGCTACCGGCGCATCGGCGTGGTCTCGCTGGGCAGTTCGCTCTACGGCCCCTCCACCCTGCTCATCGCCCTGGAGCGGGCGATGCGGCGGGCCGGCTACTCCGTGGCCCTGGCCAGCACCCTGGAGGGACAGCGGGTGTCGGTCGCCGTGGACGCGCTGCTGGGGCAGGGCGTGGACGGGATCGTGCTGTCCGAGCCGATCGACGACGGCACCCCGCTGCGGCTGACCGCAAAGGTGCCCGTGGTCAGCCTCGGGGAGGGCGCCGAACTGGCGCCGGGTGCCGGGGCCGTGGTCGGCGCCGACGGGGTCGCGGCGGCCCGGCTCGCCACCGAGCACCTGCTGTCCCTCGGCCACCGCACCGTCTGGCACATACCCGGCCCGCAGGACTGGTGGGCTGCCCGCGACCGGCTGCGCGGCTGGCGCGAGGCCCTCGCCGCCGCCGGGGCGCCCGAGCCGCCGCTGCCGTCGCCGGGCGACTGGAGCCCGGCCTCCGGGTACGCCGCCGGACGGCAGCTCGCCCGGCTCCGCGATGTCACGGCCGTGTTCGCCGCCAACGACGACATGGCCATCGGCGCCCTGCACGCGTTCGCCGACGCGGGCCGTGCCGTCCCCGGTGACGTGAGCGTCGTCGGCTACGACGACATCCCCGCCGCCGCCCACCTCTGCCCGCCGCTGACCACCGTCCGGCAGAACTTCGCCGCCGTCGCCGACCGCGCCGTCGACGTGCTGATCGCCCTGATCGAGGGCCGCCCCGCACCGGCCGGACCGGCCGACCGGGCGGTCGAGCTGACCGTACGGGCCTCGACCGCGCCGGTACGCGAACCGGACACCGCGCCCTCCCGCCCGTAG
- a CDS encoding ABC transporter substrate-binding protein: MSYLPAAPPPPPRRALLRGALGLGTAAALTACGGGSTTPRTSGDVTLGLWTHDPGYEAFFDKGIPEADRAGDFRYHLKVTRAGAPDVVTKLLAQAVAGRGTPDLVGFEIGSFPRMLRGDIAERLLHDFTPDIEAVPGLKEDLLPARTAPFSRDGRVYAFDSDTPMVVYFHRQDLFEKYGLAPSMATWEEFAEAGARVHRDHEASMCVVSTVGSDPGQVVQSFQMLLYQRGGAFFDADGTLVLDSPEAEEVLRFLCRGLRSGFVVEVSDYYGAGMQTALKRGRVIGLPMAIWYKNYGLVTNVPEQKGTWRVRALPRFAKGGGVTAALGGTGFGVVEGKANTRAATEFLFRTWLTHEGQVRRFTETGYLPTRRSVYEDPRLGAYQDEFCGGQRLFGLYRALLPDVPPFHQSPDQSILYDVLGGNLLRAYHGDLSPRQALKQTAADFRDQAGR; the protein is encoded by the coding sequence GTGTCGTACCTCCCGGCAGCACCACCCCCTCCGCCCCGCCGCGCCCTGCTGCGCGGTGCCCTCGGCCTCGGCACGGCCGCCGCCCTGACCGCCTGCGGCGGCGGCAGCACCACGCCCCGCACCTCCGGCGACGTCACCCTCGGCCTGTGGACCCACGACCCGGGCTACGAGGCGTTCTTCGACAAGGGCATCCCGGAGGCCGACCGCGCCGGCGACTTCCGCTACCACCTGAAGGTCACCCGCGCCGGCGCCCCGGACGTCGTCACCAAACTGCTCGCCCAGGCCGTCGCCGGACGCGGCACACCCGACCTGGTCGGATTCGAGATCGGCAGCTTCCCGCGCATGCTGCGCGGCGACATCGCCGAGCGGCTGCTGCACGACTTCACACCCGACATCGAGGCCGTGCCCGGGCTGAAGGAGGACCTGCTGCCGGCCCGCACCGCCCCCTTCAGCAGGGACGGCAGGGTCTACGCCTTCGACTCGGACACCCCGATGGTCGTGTACTTCCACCGCCAAGACCTCTTCGAGAAGTACGGCCTCGCCCCGTCCATGGCGACCTGGGAGGAGTTCGCCGAGGCCGGTGCGCGGGTGCACCGGGACCACGAGGCCTCGATGTGCGTCGTCTCCACGGTGGGCAGCGACCCGGGCCAGGTCGTGCAGTCCTTCCAGATGCTGCTCTACCAGCGCGGCGGCGCCTTCTTCGACGCCGACGGGACGCTGGTCCTGGACTCGCCTGAGGCCGAGGAGGTGCTGCGGTTCCTGTGCCGGGGGCTGCGCAGCGGCTTCGTCGTCGAGGTCTCCGACTATTACGGGGCCGGCATGCAGACCGCGCTGAAGCGGGGCCGGGTCATCGGGCTGCCCATGGCCATCTGGTACAAGAACTACGGCCTGGTGACCAATGTGCCCGAGCAGAAGGGCACGTGGCGGGTACGGGCGCTGCCGCGGTTCGCGAAGGGCGGCGGGGTGACCGCCGCGCTCGGCGGCACCGGTTTCGGCGTCGTGGAGGGCAAGGCCAACACCCGGGCGGCGACGGAGTTCCTCTTCAGGACCTGGCTCACGCACGAGGGGCAGGTCCGCCGGTTCACCGAGACCGGATATCTGCCCACACGGCGGTCGGTGTACGAGGATCCCCGGCTGGGTGCCTACCAGGACGAGTTCTGCGGCGGGCAGCGGCTGTTCGGGCTGTATCGCGCGCTGCTGCCGGATGTGCCGCCGTTTCACCAGAGCCCCGACCAGTCGATTCTCTACGACGTCCTGGGCGGGAACCTCTTGCGCGCCTATCACGGTGACCTGTCGCCACGTCAGGCCTTGAAGCAGACGGCGGCGGATTTTCGTGACCAGGCCGGTCGGTAA
- a CDS encoding carbohydrate ABC transporter permease — protein MTTTVAGPPGAAPARSAPKGEERRPRRPWAPYLFVSPFYLLYVLFMLVPVGVSLWLSLTEWVGLGPPHWVGLRNYRLLATDISFHRALGNTAVFVLVALCLVVPLALLIAQALNTRGLRVRDLWRTAYFVPIVVSPILVALIFGLVFDRQFGLANALLRALFGTGGADWLGDPDLARVSIALVMLWRWTGYLTVFFLAGLQNVPRELYEAAALDGAGRLRTFTTVTLPALKPVTAFVVVTSFIGAAQIFEEPYLLTGGGPAESTLSVTMFIYRAAFQRQQFGYAAAAAVVLFVLVFGLSRLFNRLLGIGRATS, from the coding sequence ATGACCACCACCGTTGCCGGGCCGCCCGGCGCTGCCCCCGCGCGCAGCGCCCCGAAAGGGGAGGAGCGACGCCCCCGCCGGCCCTGGGCGCCCTACCTCTTCGTCTCGCCCTTCTACCTGCTCTACGTCCTGTTCATGCTGGTCCCCGTCGGTGTCTCGCTGTGGCTGAGCCTGACCGAGTGGGTCGGGCTCGGGCCCCCGCACTGGGTGGGGCTGCGCAACTACCGGCTGCTCGCCACCGACATCAGCTTCCACCGGGCCCTCGGCAACACCGCCGTGTTCGTGCTGGTCGCCCTCTGCCTGGTCGTCCCGCTCGCCCTGCTGATCGCCCAGGCGCTCAACACCCGGGGGCTGCGCGTGCGCGACCTGTGGCGGACCGCCTACTTCGTACCGATCGTGGTCTCCCCGATCCTGGTCGCACTCATCTTCGGCCTGGTCTTCGACCGGCAGTTCGGGCTGGCGAACGCGCTGCTGCGCGCCCTGTTCGGCACCGGCGGTGCCGACTGGCTCGGCGATCCGGACCTGGCCAGGGTGAGTATCGCCCTGGTCATGCTGTGGCGCTGGACCGGCTACCTCACCGTCTTCTTCCTCGCCGGGCTGCAGAACGTGCCCCGGGAGCTGTACGAGGCCGCCGCACTCGACGGGGCCGGGCGGCTGCGCACCTTCACCACCGTCACCCTGCCGGCGCTGAAGCCCGTGACGGCGTTCGTCGTCGTCACCTCCTTCATCGGAGCGGCCCAGATCTTCGAGGAGCCGTATCTGCTGACCGGCGGCGGACCGGCCGAGTCCACCCTGTCGGTGACCATGTTCATCTACCGGGCCGCCTTCCAGCGCCAGCAGTTCGGCTACGCCGCGGCCGCCGCCGTCGTGCTGTTCGTCCTCGTCTTCGGCCTCAGCCGGCTCTTCAACCGTCTCCTCGGCATCGGAAGGGCCACCTCATGA
- a CDS encoding carbohydrate ABC transporter permease: MTRARLPLYAFLVLLFVGFLAPLVWALSGSFKPRGDIFGYPPKLLPDPFTLDNYRTLLTEQPFARWFLMSTVVAAVATVVSVFVCALAGYAFAKFRFAGKRLLFNVMFSSLSIPFAVILVPLFVILVKTGLGSPWFALIVPWVAPAFGIFMMQQYIVQSIPDSVLEAARIDGASEFGIFRTIVLPLLRPALGALGVWQFLQSYNSFLWPLVLVSDSSQYTLPLGLQTLFVSEQRQYDLVLAGAVLAVLPAVALFVLLRKQLLEGLSTGAVKG, from the coding sequence ATGACACGCGCCCGGCTGCCGCTCTACGCCTTCCTGGTCCTGCTGTTCGTGGGCTTCCTCGCCCCGCTGGTGTGGGCGCTGAGCGGCTCGTTCAAACCGCGCGGCGACATCTTCGGCTACCCCCCGAAACTCCTCCCGGACCCCTTCACCCTGGACAACTACCGCACCCTGCTCACCGAGCAGCCCTTCGCCCGCTGGTTCCTGATGAGCACGGTCGTCGCCGCCGTCGCCACGGTCGTGTCCGTCTTCGTGTGCGCGCTCGCCGGCTACGCCTTCGCCAAGTTCCGCTTCGCGGGGAAGCGGCTGCTGTTCAACGTCATGTTCAGCTCGCTGTCGATACCGTTCGCGGTGATCCTCGTGCCGCTGTTCGTGATCCTGGTGAAGACCGGGCTCGGCAGCCCCTGGTTCGCGCTGATCGTGCCGTGGGTGGCGCCCGCGTTCGGGATCTTCATGATGCAGCAGTACATCGTGCAGTCCATCCCGGACTCGGTGCTGGAGGCCGCCCGGATCGACGGCGCGAGCGAGTTCGGCATCTTCCGGACCATCGTGCTGCCCCTGCTGCGGCCCGCGCTGGGCGCGCTCGGCGTCTGGCAGTTCCTGCAGAGCTACAACAGCTTCCTGTGGCCGCTGGTGCTGGTGTCCGACAGCTCCCAGTACACCCTGCCGCTGGGCCTGCAGACCCTGTTCGTGTCGGAGCAGCGGCAGTACGACCTCGTGCTCGCCGGAGCGGTCCTCGCCGTCCTGCCCGCCGTGGCCCTCTTCGTGCTGCTGCGCAAGCAGCTCCTCGAAGGCCTGTCCACGGGCGCGGTCAAGGGCTGA
- a CDS encoding beta-galactosidase translates to MFEPPRRVLFGAAYYHEYQPYDRLEDDLDLMAEARFTVIRVGESVWSTWEPENGRFDLDWLQPVLDGAHERGISVILGTPTYAVPPWLARQYPEIAGESRTGQRIGWGARQEADFTHPAFRFHAERIIRKVAERYAGHPAVIGWQVDNEPGLHLFHNHGVFQRFTDELRQTYGDVETLNRAWGLVYWSHRLSAWADLWTPDGNAQPQYDLAWRRFQARLTTEFIAWQAGIVREYARPGQFVTTCISYDRQGVEDDKLTEHLDVTAGNPYYTMQDALTLPDTGADGQNWTTNGTWALYRSADRMYSSRQEPFLVTETDAQAIGGPWDNRPAYDGQWRQAAWALISRGASMIEYWHWHTLHFGAETYWGGILPHNGRPGRVYRELAALGAELEQAGDLVSALTPDADVAFLYDGPSKWALQGQPPLAGADGGPDGRSYERIFDAFFRGAFDAGLQARVLHPGQLPDAGLPPLLVVPAYYAADDSVLDRLRSHAEAGGHLVLGPRTGYGDTEARARTGLQPGRLAEAAGVTYDEFSNLRDPLPVTGTECLPLPADAHALHWADGLSPQGAETLAAYEHPHFGRWPAATTHRHGAGRITYVGTVPDPAFARALFDRYAPDNVWRPAHPSVTATSATARDGRRVRFLHNWSWEEVSVPVPAALRDVLSDAPYADAVPLGPWDVKVLREE, encoded by the coding sequence ATGTTCGAACCGCCCCGACGCGTCCTGTTCGGTGCCGCCTACTACCACGAGTACCAGCCGTACGACCGCCTCGAGGACGACCTCGACCTGATGGCCGAGGCCCGCTTCACGGTCATCCGGGTCGGCGAGTCCGTCTGGTCCACCTGGGAGCCCGAGAACGGCCGTTTCGACCTCGACTGGCTCCAGCCGGTCCTGGACGGCGCCCACGAGCGGGGCATCTCCGTGATCCTCGGGACGCCCACGTACGCGGTGCCGCCCTGGCTGGCCCGGCAGTACCCGGAGATCGCGGGGGAGAGCCGCACCGGGCAGCGCATCGGCTGGGGCGCCCGGCAGGAGGCCGACTTCACGCACCCGGCGTTCCGCTTCCATGCCGAGCGGATCATCCGCAAGGTCGCCGAACGGTACGCCGGTCACCCGGCCGTCATCGGCTGGCAGGTCGACAACGAACCCGGCCTGCACCTCTTCCACAACCACGGCGTCTTCCAGCGCTTCACCGACGAACTGCGCCAGACCTACGGCGACGTGGAGACCCTCAACCGGGCATGGGGCCTGGTCTACTGGTCGCACCGGCTGTCCGCCTGGGCCGACCTGTGGACCCCGGACGGCAACGCCCAGCCGCAGTACGACCTCGCGTGGCGGCGCTTCCAGGCCCGGCTCACCACCGAGTTCATCGCCTGGCAGGCCGGCATCGTGCGCGAGTACGCCCGCCCCGGCCAGTTCGTCACGACGTGCATCTCCTACGACCGCCAGGGCGTCGAGGACGACAAGCTCACCGAGCACCTCGACGTCACCGCCGGCAACCCGTACTACACGATGCAGGACGCCCTCACCCTGCCCGACACCGGCGCCGACGGGCAGAACTGGACGACCAACGGCACCTGGGCGCTGTACCGCAGCGCCGACCGCATGTACTCCTCCCGCCAGGAGCCCTTCCTGGTCACCGAGACCGACGCGCAGGCCATCGGCGGGCCCTGGGACAACCGCCCCGCCTACGACGGCCAGTGGCGCCAGGCCGCCTGGGCGCTGATCTCCCGTGGCGCCTCGATGATCGAGTACTGGCACTGGCACACCCTGCACTTCGGTGCCGAGACCTACTGGGGCGGCATCCTCCCGCACAACGGCCGCCCCGGCCGCGTCTACCGTGAACTGGCGGCACTGGGAGCGGAGCTGGAGCAGGCCGGCGACCTGGTGTCGGCCCTCACCCCGGACGCCGATGTCGCCTTCCTCTACGACGGCCCCAGCAAGTGGGCGCTCCAGGGCCAGCCGCCGCTGGCCGGAGCCGACGGAGGCCCGGACGGGCGGTCGTACGAGAGGATCTTCGACGCGTTCTTCCGGGGCGCCTTCGACGCGGGGCTCCAGGCACGCGTGCTGCACCCCGGGCAGCTCCCGGACGCCGGGCTGCCGCCCCTGCTGGTCGTTCCCGCCTACTACGCCGCCGACGACTCCGTCCTCGACCGGCTGCGCTCCCACGCCGAGGCGGGCGGCCATCTCGTCCTCGGCCCCCGCACCGGCTACGGCGACACCGAGGCACGGGCCCGTACAGGCCTGCAGCCGGGCCGGCTGGCCGAGGCGGCCGGGGTGACGTACGACGAGTTCAGCAACCTGCGCGACCCGCTGCCCGTCACCGGCACGGAATGCCTCCCCCTCCCGGCCGACGCGCACGCCCTGCACTGGGCGGACGGGCTGTCACCGCAGGGCGCCGAGACTCTGGCGGCGTACGAGCACCCGCACTTCGGCCGCTGGCCCGCCGCCACCACGCACCGCCACGGCGCCGGACGCATCACCTACGTCGGCACCGTGCCCGACCCGGCCTTCGCCCGCGCCCTGTTCGACCGGTACGCCCCGGACAACGTCTGGCGCCCCGCCCACCCGAGCGTCACGGCGACCTCGGCCACCGCCCGGGACGGCCGCCGGGTGCGCTTCCTGCACAACTGGTCGTGGGAGGAGGTGTCCGTACCGGTGCCGGCGGCCCTGCGGGACGTGCTGTCGGACGCTCCGTACGCCGACGCGGTGCCGCTCGGGCCGTGGGACGTGAAGGTGCTGCGGGAGGAGTAG
- a CDS encoding Dyp-type peroxidase has protein sequence MTSPLPSGETLPQPVLNPPASVAVFLVATIEPGGEGAVREVLGSLAGLVRSVGFPSPDGGLGCVAGAGSQAWGRLFGGPRPAELHPFRELAGPRHHAPSTPGDLFFHIRAARTDLCFALAAELVRRLRCAVTVRDETQAFSYFDSRNLLGFVDGTENPVGQAAADAALVGEEDPGFRGGSYALVQKYLHDVDAWDALAVEAQEKIIGRSKLTNLELDAPGSHKDVNTVLGPDGAEQKILRSAMPFGRPGHGEFGTYFVAYARTPGIPETMLRKMFLGGPGSGPDPLLDYSRAVTGSLFFVPPAGFLEALSDS, from the coding sequence ATGACGTCACCGCTGCCCTCGGGAGAGACGCTGCCGCAACCGGTGCTGAACCCGCCGGCGTCGGTCGCGGTGTTCCTGGTCGCCACGATCGAACCGGGTGGGGAAGGCGCCGTACGGGAGGTGCTGGGCTCCCTCGCGGGTCTGGTGCGGTCCGTCGGCTTCCCCAGTCCCGACGGCGGGCTGGGCTGCGTCGCCGGGGCCGGGTCCCAGGCGTGGGGCCGGCTGTTCGGCGGCCCGCGGCCCGCCGAGCTGCACCCGTTCCGTGAACTGGCCGGGCCCCGGCATCACGCCCCGTCCACCCCCGGCGACCTGTTCTTCCACATCAGGGCCGCCCGCACCGACCTGTGCTTCGCGCTGGCCGCCGAGCTGGTGCGGCGGCTGCGCTGCGCGGTCACCGTGCGGGACGAGACGCAGGCCTTCTCCTACTTCGACTCACGCAACCTGCTCGGCTTCGTCGACGGCACCGAGAACCCGGTCGGGCAGGCCGCGGCCGACGCGGCGCTGGTCGGCGAGGAGGATCCCGGCTTCCGGGGCGGCAGTTACGCGCTGGTGCAGAAGTACCTGCACGACGTGGACGCCTGGGACGCCCTGGCCGTCGAGGCGCAGGAGAAGATCATCGGCCGCAGCAAGCTCACCAACCTGGAACTGGACGCGCCCGGTTCGCACAAGGACGTCAACACCGTCCTCGGCCCGGACGGTGCGGAGCAGAAGATCCTTCGCTCGGCGATGCCGTTCGGCAGGCCCGGGCACGGGGAGTTCGGCACGTACTTCGTGGCCTACGCGCGCACGCCCGGGATACCCGAGACGATGCTGCGCAAGATGTTCCTGGGCGGGCCGGGCTCGGGACCCGACCCGCTGCTGGACTACTCGCGCGCCGTCACCGGCAGCCTGTTCTTCGTACCCCCGGCGGGCTTCCTGGAAGCCCTGTCCGACAGTTGA
- a CDS encoding FAD:protein FMN transferase → MRRVEHVMGFPVSVRIDDEDFPGVPVDALFAWLREVDARFSPFRADSEVSRLDRGEVAQPGRDLREVLALCEEYRIATDGAFDVRLPGRGLDPCAVVKGWSVQRGAELLRAAGARRFCLNAGGDVIASGGPWRVGVRHPEHADRLCTVLDLTDRAVATSARYERGDHILDGRTGRPARGLLSMTVVAPTLTEADTVATAAFALGVEGIAWAAARDGCEVFAVDAERRVLRSAGFPVAGGQLSDRASRKPAGGTKNRLPVTARE, encoded by the coding sequence ATGCGGCGCGTCGAGCACGTCATGGGGTTCCCGGTGTCGGTGCGCATCGACGACGAGGACTTCCCCGGGGTACCGGTGGACGCCCTGTTCGCGTGGCTGCGCGAGGTCGACGCGCGGTTCAGCCCGTTCCGGGCGGACAGCGAGGTCTCCCGGCTGGACCGGGGCGAGGTGGCGCAGCCCGGCCGGGACCTCCGGGAGGTCCTGGCCCTGTGCGAGGAGTACCGGATCGCGACGGACGGCGCCTTCGACGTGCGCCTGCCCGGCCGCGGCCTCGACCCCTGCGCCGTGGTGAAAGGCTGGTCGGTGCAGAGGGGAGCGGAGCTGCTGAGGGCGGCCGGGGCGCGCCGCTTCTGCCTCAATGCGGGCGGCGACGTGATCGCCTCCGGCGGGCCCTGGCGCGTCGGCGTACGCCATCCCGAACACGCCGACCGGCTGTGCACGGTGCTGGACCTCACGGACCGGGCCGTGGCGACCTCCGCCCGCTACGAACGCGGCGACCACATCCTCGACGGCCGCACCGGCCGCCCTGCGAGGGGACTGCTCAGCATGACGGTGGTGGCCCCGACCCTGACGGAGGCGGACACGGTCGCGACAGCGGCCTTCGCACTCGGCGTGGAGGGCATCGCGTGGGCAGCGGCCCGCGACGGCTGCGAGGTGTTCGCCGTGGACGCGGAACGGCGCGTGCTGCGCAGTGCGGGATTCCCGGTGGCGGGGGGTCAACTGTCGGACAGGGCTTCCAGGAAGCCCGCCGGGGGTACGAAGAACAGGCTGCCGGTGACGGCGCGCGAGTAG
- a CDS encoding FMN-binding protein: MKRAIPVLVLSVAGLIPLWRYAPSPDTGSSSTQAAEPASTPSVSSSAGPGGTTSTVVSGSTIDTEKGPVRVEVTFEGDKIASVRMLRQPDHPQTRAAVPQLIEETLRAQSADIDTVSGATITSDGYRESLQAALDAKG, encoded by the coding sequence GTGAAGCGAGCCATACCCGTCCTCGTCCTCAGTGTGGCGGGCCTGATCCCGCTCTGGCGCTACGCGCCCTCACCCGACACCGGGTCGTCGTCCACGCAGGCCGCGGAGCCCGCGTCGACGCCCTCGGTCTCGTCGTCGGCGGGGCCCGGTGGCACGACGTCCACGGTGGTGTCGGGGTCCACGATCGACACCGAGAAGGGACCGGTGCGGGTCGAGGTCACCTTCGAGGGCGACAAGATCGCCTCGGTGCGGATGCTGCGGCAGCCGGACCATCCGCAGACCAGGGCCGCGGTACCGCAGCTGATCGAGGAGACCCTGCGGGCGCAGAGCGCGGACATCGACACGGTGTCCGGCGCCACGATCACCAGCGACGGCTACAGGGAGTCCCTCCAGGCCGCCCTCGACGCGAAGGGCTGA
- a CDS encoding ferredoxin reductase family protein translates to MTTLHQPPAATRPGVRPRVVGRTGLYAVLLANAVTVAVFFAQAGFASNALIVLGRLAGLYAALLMAFQLLLVARLPWFDRRIGMDRLTSWHRWTGFSVLWLLLAHVVFIVFGYAESSSLDPVNQLVDLAETVEGVLRAIVALAIILVVGAVSARYARRRLAYETWHFIHLYTYVAVVLAFTHQVAAGTTFASSSVATTYWYAVWGVALASVFAGRLVLPLWRNLRHRLRVTAVVPENDHVVSVYVTGRDLDRLPARAGQFFLWRFLTKDRWWQANPFSLSAAPDGRTLRLTVKRAGDGSAALRHLKVGTRVFAEGPYGAFTSLHRTRPDAVLIAGGVGVTPIRALLEELHGHAVVIYRVATDRDAVLHDELRDLASAKGAELHLVTGPPVPDRLAPGELARLVPDIAERDVYLCGPPPMMNAVLASLRELGVPGSQTHFERFSLAG, encoded by the coding sequence GTGACGACCCTCCATCAACCTCCCGCGGCGACCCGCCCGGGCGTGCGACCCCGAGTGGTGGGCCGCACCGGCCTGTACGCGGTGCTGCTGGCGAACGCGGTCACCGTGGCCGTGTTCTTCGCGCAGGCCGGTTTCGCCTCCAACGCGCTGATCGTGCTGGGCAGACTGGCCGGGCTGTACGCGGCACTGCTCATGGCGTTCCAGCTGCTGCTGGTGGCCCGGCTGCCGTGGTTCGACCGGCGGATCGGCATGGACCGGCTGACGTCCTGGCACCGCTGGACGGGCTTCTCGGTGCTGTGGCTGCTGCTGGCGCACGTGGTGTTCATCGTCTTCGGATACGCCGAGTCCTCGTCCCTGGACCCGGTGAACCAGCTGGTGGACCTCGCCGAGACGGTCGAGGGCGTGCTGCGGGCGATCGTCGCCCTGGCGATCATCCTCGTGGTCGGGGCGGTCTCGGCCCGCTACGCCCGGCGCCGGCTGGCGTACGAGACCTGGCACTTCATCCACCTGTACACCTACGTGGCGGTGGTCCTGGCGTTCACGCACCAGGTGGCGGCGGGTACGACGTTCGCCTCGTCGTCCGTAGCGACGACGTACTGGTACGCCGTGTGGGGCGTGGCCCTGGCCTCGGTGTTCGCCGGCCGGCTGGTGCTGCCGCTGTGGCGCAACCTGCGTCACCGGCTCCGGGTCACGGCCGTCGTCCCGGAGAACGACCACGTCGTCTCGGTCTACGTCACGGGCCGCGACCTGGACCGGCTGCCCGCCCGGGCCGGGCAGTTCTTCCTGTGGCGGTTCCTGACGAAGGACCGCTGGTGGCAGGCGAACCCGTTCTCCCTGTCGGCCGCCCCGGACGGCCGCACGCTGCGCCTGACCGTCAAGCGGGCCGGTGACGGCAGTGCGGCCCTGCGGCACCTGAAGGTCGGCACGCGCGTGTTCGCCGAGGGCCCCTACGGCGCCTTCACCAGTCTGCACCGCACCCGGCCGGACGCCGTGCTCATCGCCGGTGGCGTCGGTGTCACGCCGATTCGGGCCCTGCTGGAGGAACTGCACGGCCACGCGGTCGTGATCTACCGGGTCGCGACGGACCGGGACGCCGTCCTCCACGACGAACTGCGCGACCTCGCGTCGGCCAAGGGGGCCGAGCTGCACCTGGTGACCGGGCCGCCCGTGCCGGACCGGCTGGCGCCCGGGGAGCTCGCCCGGCTGGTGCCGGACATCGCCGAGCGGGACGTCTACCTGTGCGGGCCGCCGCCGATGATGAACGCGGTGCTCGCCAGCCTGCGTGAGCTGGGCGTGCCCGGTTCGCAGACCCACTTCGAACGCTTCAGCCTGGCCGGATGA
- a CDS encoding response regulator transcription factor, producing MEKVRLLVVDDDPPIADLVATVARYEGWEAVTAYTGEDALRRAAEFHPDIVVLDLMLPGVDGFGVLDRLRASGTMVPVVFLTARDGVADRVAGLTRGGDDYLVKPFAVEELMARLRTVLRRSAGPAFQRSVLQVGDLAMDEDTREVRRGDRLLSLTPTEYEVLRYLMRKSPTVLTKAQILDHVWEYGFGGRSNVVELVVSRLRRKLDETDDAASPLIHTVRGFGYVLRQAAE from the coding sequence GTGGAAAAAGTACGACTTCTCGTCGTCGACGACGACCCGCCCATCGCCGATCTCGTCGCGACCGTCGCCCGCTACGAGGGCTGGGAGGCGGTCACGGCGTACACCGGCGAGGACGCGCTGCGGCGGGCCGCCGAGTTCCACCCGGACATCGTGGTGCTCGACCTGATGCTGCCCGGCGTGGACGGCTTCGGCGTCCTGGACCGGCTGCGCGCCTCCGGCACGATGGTGCCGGTGGTGTTCCTCACCGCGCGCGACGGCGTCGCCGACCGGGTCGCGGGCCTCACCCGGGGCGGCGACGACTACCTGGTCAAGCCGTTCGCCGTGGAGGAGCTGATGGCCCGGCTGCGGACCGTGCTGCGGCGCAGCGCGGGCCCCGCCTTCCAGCGGTCCGTGCTCCAGGTCGGCGACCTGGCCATGGACGAGGACACCCGGGAGGTCCGGCGCGGCGACAGGCTGCTGTCGCTGACCCCGACCGAGTACGAGGTGCTGCGCTACCTCATGCGCAAGTCGCCCACCGTGCTCACGAAGGCGCAGATCCTCGACCACGTGTGGGAGTACGGCTTCGGCGGCCGCTCCAACGTCGTCGAGCTGGTCGTCAGCCGGCTGCGCCGCAAGCTCGACGAGACCGACGACGCCGCCTCGCCGCTCATCCACACCGTGCGCGGGTTCGGGTACGTGCTGCGGCAGGCCGCCGAGTGA